From the genome of Triticum aestivum cultivar Chinese Spring chromosome 3B, IWGSC CS RefSeq v2.1, whole genome shotgun sequence, one region includes:
- the LOC123065076 gene encoding uncharacterized protein — translation MEDARSTWDSPSHPTPTMAAAGSTASMKLFVDAGARRVVFAEAGKDVVDFLFSLLALPLGRADRLLAPLGGAGGSVGNLYASVERLDPAHVQPGVADKKALLHPTVLSPPARVEHSFHPRRELYTCPSAGIYCLECARNVTDWKGTRCPSCGDEMTLEARYVPPAPRFSSTAGKGEAGVAAPEGFVRGGAATRYIVTDDLQVRPSSAGELVALCPALGPADVGALRELDVQLGFKEGKEILKAVMMQSRTVLTDVFRVAVRDLGSFPEFIFADWLPALQAAEETLG, via the exons ATGGAGGACGCCCGCAGCACGTGGGACAGCCCGAGCCACCCCACGCCAACAATggcagcagcaggctcgacggcgAGCATGAAGCTCTTCGTGGACGCGGGCGCGCGGCGCGTGGTGTTCGCGGAGGCCGGCAAGGACGTGGTCGACTTCCTCTTCTCCCTCCTGGCCCTGCCGCTCGGCCGGGCGGACCGGCTGCTCGCCCCgctcggcggcgcgggcggctccgTCGGCAACCTCTACGCCAGCGTGGAGCGGCTGGACCCGGCGCACGTCCAGCCCGGCGTGGCCGACAAGAAGGCGCTCCTCCACCCCACCGTGCTCTCCCCGCCGGCGCGCGTCGAGCACAGCTTCCACCCGCGGAGGGAGCTCTACACGTGCCCTAGTGCCGGTATCTACTGCTTGGAGTGCGCCAGGAACGTGACGGACTGGAAGGGCACCAGGTGCCCGTCCTGCGGCGACGAGATGACGCTGGAGGCGCGGTACGTGCCGCCGGCGCCCAGGTTCTCATCGACGGCCGGCAAAGGCGAGGCGGGCGTGGCCGCGCCAGAGGGGTTCGTCCGTGGCGGCGCCGCGACGAGGTACATAGTGACGGATGACCTCCAGGTCCGCCCGTCGTCGGCGGGCGAGCTGGTCGCGCTGTGCCCGGCCCTCGGCCCCGCGGATGTCGGGGCGCTCCGGGAGCTCGACGTGCAGCTTGGGTTCAAGGAG GGCAAAGAGATCCTCAAGGCCGTGATGATGCAGTCCAGGACCGTGCTCACCGACGTTTTCCGAGTAGCCGTACGCGACCTCGGCTCGTTTCCCGAATTCATATTCGCCGATTGGCTTCCTGCATTACAag CAGCGGAGGAAACTCTTGGGTGA
- the LOC123069114 gene encoding NADPH:adrenodoxin oxidoreductase, mitochondrial isoform X2, protein MATIPASATCEQRLFPSLRVPRQPRGCSEMGRGLLLPHTRRLMLFMRPMRYSASATVTAGSSRDPLHVCVVGSGPAGFYTAEKMLKGHEGVQVDIIDRLPTPFGLVRSGVAPDHPETKIVVNQFSRVAANPRCSFFGNVTLGSDVSLSELRKTYDVVVLAYGAESDRSFGIPGEDLRGIHSAREFVWWYNGHPDMCNLAPDLTNTDSAVVLGQGNVALDVARILLRCTTELASTDIAGYALDALRSSTIRKVYLVGRRGPVQAACTAKELREILGLKNVNICIKEADLATSPADKEEMRNSRIKRRVYELLSKAATMHQENNDNDQKELHFVFFRKPTKFLPSEDGSTVGAVELEKTLLKDDGATGKQVAVGTGEFEELKCGIVLKSIGYKSLPIEGLSFDKYRGVVPNLRGRVLCSESETATVEPGLYVVGWLKRGPTGIVATNLHCAEETVDSILEDDRKGVFTDPSGPKRQGRRGLVEILEQKNARYVPFDGWEKIDSKEKTAGELKNKPREKITRWNELLEAAREG, encoded by the exons GCCACCATCCCTGCATCGGCCACTTGCGAGCAGCGGCTGTTCCCATCTCTACGGGTGCCTCGCCAACCACGTGGGTGCTCAGAGATGGGTCGCGGGCTTCTTCTCCCCCACACGAGGAGGCTTATGTTGTTCATGCGGCCGATGCGCTACTCCGCCTCTGCCACCGTGACCGCTGGTTCTTCGCGCGACCCGCTCCACGTGTGCGTCGTCGGCAGTGGCCCCGCCGGGTTCTACACGGCCGAAAAG ATGCTAAAGGGTCATGAAGGAGTGCAAGTCGATATTATTGACAGGTTGCCGACACCGTTTGGCTTAGTTCGTTCTGGAGTGGCTCCAGATCATCCAGAAACAAAG ATTGTGGTAAACCAATTTTCTCGTGTAGCTGCGAATCCCCGCTGCTCTTTTTTTGGGAATGTAACACTTGGAAGTGATGTATCTCTATCAGAGCTTCGAAAGACATACGATGTT GTTGTTCTTGCTTATGGTGCAGAAAGTGATAGATCATTTGGTATTCCTGGGGAG gaCCTCAGAGGAATACATTCTGCTCGAGAGTTTGTATGGTGGTATAATGGGCACCCAGACATGTGCAACTTGGCACCTGACTTGACAAACACAGATTCTGCTGTGGTCCTTGGACAG GGAAATGTTGCGCTTGATGTCGCCCGTATTCTTCTTCGCTGTACAACCGAGTTGGCTTCCACAGATATTGCTGGTTATGCTTTGGATGCTCTCCGTAGCAGCACAATAAG GAAGGTTTACTTGGTTGGGCGACGAGGCCCAGTACAGGCAGCTTGCACAGCAAAGGAATTACGTGAAATTTTGG GTTTGAAAAATGTGAATATTTGCATCAAGGAGGCTGATCTTGCGACATCGCCTGCGGATAAG GAGGAGATGAGGAATAGTAGAATAAAAAGACGGGTGTATGAGCTGCTATCGAAAGCTGCTACCATGCATCAGGAAAACAACGATAATGACCAAAAGGAGCTTCATTTTGTGTTTTTTAGGAAACCTACCAAATTTCTCCCTTCAGAAGATGGTTCCACGGTTGGTGCTGTGGAACTTGAAAAGACTCTCTTAAAAG ATGATGGAGCAACTGGAAAGCAGGTGGCAGTTGGAACTGGTGAGTTTGAAGAACTAAAATGTGG AATTGTTTTGAAGAGTATAGGTTACAAATCCTTGCCAATAGAAGGTTTGTCCTTCGACAAATACAGAG GAGTTGTCCCAAATTTGAGGGGCAGAGTTCTGTGCAGTGAATCAGAGACTGCCACGGTGGAGCCAGGACTGTACGTGGTAGGATGGTTGAAGAGAGGACCAACTGGGATTGTTGCTACAAATCTCCATTGTGCCGAAGAAACG GTGGATAGCATCCTTGAAGACGACAGGAAGGGCGTATTCACGGACCCATCTGGTCCAAAAAGGCAAGGCCGGCGGGGACTAGTTGAGATTCTAGAACAGAAGAATGCCCGCTACGTGCCCTTTGATGGCTGGGAGAAGATCGACTCCAAAGAGAAGACGGCCGGCGAGCTGAAGAACAAGCCTAGGGAGAAGATCACAAGATGGAATGAGCTCCTGGAAGCTGCAAGGGAGGGTTAG
- the LOC123069114 gene encoding NADPH:adrenodoxin oxidoreductase, mitochondrial isoform X3 translates to MGRGLLLPHTRRLMLFMRPMRYSASATVTAGSSRDPLHVCVVGSGPAGFYTAEKMLKGHEGVQVDIIDRLPTPFGLVRSGVAPDHPETKIVVNQFSRVAANPRCSFFGNVTLGSDVSLSELRKTYDVVVLAYGAESDRSFGIPGEDLRGIHSAREFVWWYNGHPDMCNLAPDLTNTDSAVVLGQGNVALDVARILLRCTTELASTDIAGYALDALRSSTIRKVYLVGRRGPVQAACTAKELREILGNYKMCLKNVNICIKEADLATSPADKEEMRNSRIKRRVYELLSKAATMHQENNDNDQKELHFVFFRKPTKFLPSEDGSTVGAVELEKTLLKDDGATGKQVAVGTGEFEELKCGIVLKSIGYKSLPIEGLSFDKYRGVVPNLRGRVLCSESETATVEPGLYVVGWLKRGPTGIVATNLHCAEETVDSILEDDRKGVFTDPSGPKRQGRRGLVEILEQKNARYVPFDGWEKIDSKEKTAGELKNKPREKITRWNELLEAAREG, encoded by the exons ATGGGTCGCGGGCTTCTTCTCCCCCACACGAGGAGGCTTATGTTGTTCATGCGGCCGATGCGCTACTCCGCCTCTGCCACCGTGACCGCTGGTTCTTCGCGCGACCCGCTCCACGTGTGCGTCGTCGGCAGTGGCCCCGCCGGGTTCTACACGGCCGAAAAG ATGCTAAAGGGTCATGAAGGAGTGCAAGTCGATATTATTGACAGGTTGCCGACACCGTTTGGCTTAGTTCGTTCTGGAGTGGCTCCAGATCATCCAGAAACAAAG ATTGTGGTAAACCAATTTTCTCGTGTAGCTGCGAATCCCCGCTGCTCTTTTTTTGGGAATGTAACACTTGGAAGTGATGTATCTCTATCAGAGCTTCGAAAGACATACGATGTT GTTGTTCTTGCTTATGGTGCAGAAAGTGATAGATCATTTGGTATTCCTGGGGAG gaCCTCAGAGGAATACATTCTGCTCGAGAGTTTGTATGGTGGTATAATGGGCACCCAGACATGTGCAACTTGGCACCTGACTTGACAAACACAGATTCTGCTGTGGTCCTTGGACAG GGAAATGTTGCGCTTGATGTCGCCCGTATTCTTCTTCGCTGTACAACCGAGTTGGCTTCCACAGATATTGCTGGTTATGCTTTGGATGCTCTCCGTAGCAGCACAATAAG GAAGGTTTACTTGGTTGGGCGACGAGGCCCAGTACAGGCAGCTTGCACAGCAAAGGAATTACGTGAAATTTTGGGTAATTACAAAATGT GTTTGAAAAATGTGAATATTTGCATCAAGGAGGCTGATCTTGCGACATCGCCTGCGGATAAG GAGGAGATGAGGAATAGTAGAATAAAAAGACGGGTGTATGAGCTGCTATCGAAAGCTGCTACCATGCATCAGGAAAACAACGATAATGACCAAAAGGAGCTTCATTTTGTGTTTTTTAGGAAACCTACCAAATTTCTCCCTTCAGAAGATGGTTCCACGGTTGGTGCTGTGGAACTTGAAAAGACTCTCTTAAAAG ATGATGGAGCAACTGGAAAGCAGGTGGCAGTTGGAACTGGTGAGTTTGAAGAACTAAAATGTGG AATTGTTTTGAAGAGTATAGGTTACAAATCCTTGCCAATAGAAGGTTTGTCCTTCGACAAATACAGAG GAGTTGTCCCAAATTTGAGGGGCAGAGTTCTGTGCAGTGAATCAGAGACTGCCACGGTGGAGCCAGGACTGTACGTGGTAGGATGGTTGAAGAGAGGACCAACTGGGATTGTTGCTACAAATCTCCATTGTGCCGAAGAAACG GTGGATAGCATCCTTGAAGACGACAGGAAGGGCGTATTCACGGACCCATCTGGTCCAAAAAGGCAAGGCCGGCGGGGACTAGTTGAGATTCTAGAACAGAAGAATGCCCGCTACGTGCCCTTTGATGGCTGGGAGAAGATCGACTCCAAAGAGAAGACGGCCGGCGAGCTGAAGAACAAGCCTAGGGAGAAGATCACAAGATGGAATGAGCTCCTGGAAGCTGCAAGGGAGGGTTAG
- the LOC123069114 gene encoding NADPH:adrenodoxin oxidoreductase, mitochondrial isoform X1 has product MATIPASATCEQRLFPSLRVPRQPRGCSEMGRGLLLPHTRRLMLFMRPMRYSASATVTAGSSRDPLHVCVVGSGPAGFYTAEKMLKGHEGVQVDIIDRLPTPFGLVRSGVAPDHPETKIVVNQFSRVAANPRCSFFGNVTLGSDVSLSELRKTYDVVVLAYGAESDRSFGIPGEDLRGIHSAREFVWWYNGHPDMCNLAPDLTNTDSAVVLGQGNVALDVARILLRCTTELASTDIAGYALDALRSSTIRKVYLVGRRGPVQAACTAKELREILGNYKMCLKNVNICIKEADLATSPADKEEMRNSRIKRRVYELLSKAATMHQENNDNDQKELHFVFFRKPTKFLPSEDGSTVGAVELEKTLLKDDGATGKQVAVGTGEFEELKCGIVLKSIGYKSLPIEGLSFDKYRGVVPNLRGRVLCSESETATVEPGLYVVGWLKRGPTGIVATNLHCAEETVDSILEDDRKGVFTDPSGPKRQGRRGLVEILEQKNARYVPFDGWEKIDSKEKTAGELKNKPREKITRWNELLEAAREG; this is encoded by the exons GCCACCATCCCTGCATCGGCCACTTGCGAGCAGCGGCTGTTCCCATCTCTACGGGTGCCTCGCCAACCACGTGGGTGCTCAGAGATGGGTCGCGGGCTTCTTCTCCCCCACACGAGGAGGCTTATGTTGTTCATGCGGCCGATGCGCTACTCCGCCTCTGCCACCGTGACCGCTGGTTCTTCGCGCGACCCGCTCCACGTGTGCGTCGTCGGCAGTGGCCCCGCCGGGTTCTACACGGCCGAAAAG ATGCTAAAGGGTCATGAAGGAGTGCAAGTCGATATTATTGACAGGTTGCCGACACCGTTTGGCTTAGTTCGTTCTGGAGTGGCTCCAGATCATCCAGAAACAAAG ATTGTGGTAAACCAATTTTCTCGTGTAGCTGCGAATCCCCGCTGCTCTTTTTTTGGGAATGTAACACTTGGAAGTGATGTATCTCTATCAGAGCTTCGAAAGACATACGATGTT GTTGTTCTTGCTTATGGTGCAGAAAGTGATAGATCATTTGGTATTCCTGGGGAG gaCCTCAGAGGAATACATTCTGCTCGAGAGTTTGTATGGTGGTATAATGGGCACCCAGACATGTGCAACTTGGCACCTGACTTGACAAACACAGATTCTGCTGTGGTCCTTGGACAG GGAAATGTTGCGCTTGATGTCGCCCGTATTCTTCTTCGCTGTACAACCGAGTTGGCTTCCACAGATATTGCTGGTTATGCTTTGGATGCTCTCCGTAGCAGCACAATAAG GAAGGTTTACTTGGTTGGGCGACGAGGCCCAGTACAGGCAGCTTGCACAGCAAAGGAATTACGTGAAATTTTGGGTAATTACAAAATGT GTTTGAAAAATGTGAATATTTGCATCAAGGAGGCTGATCTTGCGACATCGCCTGCGGATAAG GAGGAGATGAGGAATAGTAGAATAAAAAGACGGGTGTATGAGCTGCTATCGAAAGCTGCTACCATGCATCAGGAAAACAACGATAATGACCAAAAGGAGCTTCATTTTGTGTTTTTTAGGAAACCTACCAAATTTCTCCCTTCAGAAGATGGTTCCACGGTTGGTGCTGTGGAACTTGAAAAGACTCTCTTAAAAG ATGATGGAGCAACTGGAAAGCAGGTGGCAGTTGGAACTGGTGAGTTTGAAGAACTAAAATGTGG AATTGTTTTGAAGAGTATAGGTTACAAATCCTTGCCAATAGAAGGTTTGTCCTTCGACAAATACAGAG GAGTTGTCCCAAATTTGAGGGGCAGAGTTCTGTGCAGTGAATCAGAGACTGCCACGGTGGAGCCAGGACTGTACGTGGTAGGATGGTTGAAGAGAGGACCAACTGGGATTGTTGCTACAAATCTCCATTGTGCCGAAGAAACG GTGGATAGCATCCTTGAAGACGACAGGAAGGGCGTATTCACGGACCCATCTGGTCCAAAAAGGCAAGGCCGGCGGGGACTAGTTGAGATTCTAGAACAGAAGAATGCCCGCTACGTGCCCTTTGATGGCTGGGAGAAGATCGACTCCAAAGAGAAGACGGCCGGCGAGCTGAAGAACAAGCCTAGGGAGAAGATCACAAGATGGAATGAGCTCCTGGAAGCTGCAAGGGAGGGTTAG